The genomic interval TCCCTCTATCCTAGACCCGGAATATGACGGATCCATACACCGCCAATAAGGAATGAGCCGGTATCTGAATTATGTCCATTCAGTTATTGAAAGTcaatttaaagatatttttagggttccgtttctcaaAAAGAATAACGGGAaaataggataactttgttgtctgtccgtcggtctgtctgtccgtccgtcagcccgtccgtccgtccgtctgtctgtctaatcacgaaatttggtaggtaggtggtgGGCGATTTCAAAAAAGGATAAAGGGAAGGATAGCAATGTAAATGTTACAACCACTAGACACAAGCGGTACAAAATCGTGTTTTAGGTGATCCTTGCAAGTTGCAAGATAGGTACTCAACAGCTTATGTACAGCAGTTGAAGTCTCGGTTGAGACGAATATCAGCTATTCCTTTGAATTAAACAACATTTTGCATTCACTTCGCTGCGGGGTTTGTATTTTATTGCCACTTTTATACGTTTCTTTCAAATAGTTCCGTCGTGGTACCAACGCAGCACAGGCGGCATAGGTAAAGGTACCTTACCAACAATGTATGAACAAGTATAacgaaaaattaataattaatttaatttattacagaaTATTAGGATAATACTTGTCTATTGttagcgacaggtcgagatggcaatcaggatATGAGGTGAGTCACGTAAGGGGGACGCCAGGCACACCCGCGCTGTCATAGTTTTAGTGTTGCAGGAGTCCCTATCGACCGCGTTTATCTATTTCATTGTTGCTTGTTATTTTGTGTATCACTACACTTCtatatactctatactaataaataaaatggaagtgtctgtttgtaatttcgaaataactagatacctcatattaaggtggaagcgacgggcctgcccgcgaaattcaaatttaatttggttttttgcattttttaaactaataggacaacgtaggcttatgacattttcaattgcgacaatggcagtatcacgAGAAATttgctctagtatcgactaatgtgtcagaattattagtcgatactacagttaatttcgcgggcaggcccctctcatgccccttaagctcataatggttatttgaactgtgccataactgaatcacacgtttttgaaatttttgtctatctgtttgaacaggctaatcttcggaatggctgaacctattttggcgggacttttacagacaagtagaggattaaccaaggagtaccataagctacttttttaactcaaaaaaactgaaaaaaatttcaaaaatggaggagatGTGTATTTCTACCTATGTACTCTATATCTCTGATATCTGTCTATTGTatatctctgagatttctgaaaaGATTTGTacaattctttttttaattgataaagaAACTTATGTGACATGTTACGTAAATAATTTGGATTCtgactcctcaatcctgatgcttcacggggatctgaccaatccacgcggaaaAGTTGAAAAATATAATGAAGTTGAAAAATATAACTTCAGTTGCCTGTTCATCAAgtatgtaagtaagtaagtattaaaataaccAATAATAATCCATTCTCAAACATGTGAACTAGAATTTTAGAATATTGTTACATTgaatggaaaatatttttatataaatgcaCTGGATAGTGCTGTGTTATACACTGGCATATCAAGAAGAAGTCTGTGTCTAGAATAAAATCTGATTCAAAATCAGTAGGATCATATAGATATTAGATAGTTAAAATCACTTTCACAATTTAAATCAAGTGTCTGTAATGATGTTAGTATAAGTCCATTTGATtgtgatattatttaaaacagatgattagtaataattttactctcaTTTTATTGCACACCAAAAAATTCTCAATATTGATTACCCAGTGGCCGGTATGTGATATCACCTCACTAGAAATTTACCATTTTAACCTGTTGCGAACAATTTGTAAGAATGTGCCGAGTTATGTATgttataatgtatgtatgtacctagttCTATAAGAACAGTCTTTGGAATCGGTGCCAAcgaggtgccaatgtggagtcacaaaaaatatgtagagtTCACAGTTTGTGTGGATAATAATTGATTGGCACCAACTCCAAACAAGGTGTGAAGCATATATCAAAAATTAGTGCTGATGGCCAGTGAAAAGGTGAcacatagacagacacacttttgcattcataatattaggatATGGATTTATTTGTTTAAGGTCATCATTAAACTAATAATAACTAACCACCAATAAAAGCAAAGTGGGTTGCACAAATCCTGACTCAGGTATGCAActcattttgattttattgatgGTCAAAGTTAAATGGTAAATGTAATATGACTTTAATCGCCTATCGTGaaattatacctaaatataataattagcaAGCCATGGTGCCTTATTAATTAACATAGTAAATATATTCcttgttataattttaatatggtGAACTATCTATTTACTATCTATTAACTATCTAGTTACCTAGGTAACTAGATAGTTCACCATAAAACCTACCTCAATTGTAAAAATCTAGAATAAGTACAGAAAACTTGACTATAGGTTCCTACTAAGTACTTTGTTAGATAATGGTAAATTTTAAGCTTATTTGTTGTTAATGTACTTAAAacataatcaaaataatatgcacaaaacaaaacatattaggtaggtaggtatacttagatattattagaaaaagtaATTACTTACATCATACCGCTCTCGACTGCCGATTCCGACATGATTTTGCAATTTTGCAACAATTTCAAAGACCAAAGtacaaatatgaaaattttaatattatacgaCTACTAGACAAAAAGCTGTAAACCCAAAACAGTTTACTCAGGCAAAATTGGCATGATAATTAACCGGACGACTTCGTTCTTTAAAAACgatactaataaaaattaaacgaaattatttttataaaactcaaTTCCGTTGCGTTCTGTCAATGCGTcagttaattttcaaagtttcaaaaaataaccataactaataaacctcttttttaaaatttattttacggccctggataaaACGTTTTTCACTTGGTATGTTCCACAGAGTACATATATTAGGATCATTGGGATGTTCTCGCTCAAGTTTACGATAATAAAATAGTTTCTAGTAAATCGAAACCAATCGAAACTTTCCAAAGCATTGGCAAGCAAGCATACTTGCTATTTGCTGTGGTGTACAAGCATGTGGATCCGGTATATATGAACCGGCCAAGCCAAGACGGCTCTTAATCAGCGTTCAAATACGGGCTGGTCTTTATTGAGAGGAAGCTTGAATTAAAAAGCAAAATGGTCTGTGCTTGAAAAGGCTCAAAAGGGCTAGAACACAGAACCGTAAAgcaagttacaaaaaaaaaattacattaattttttttgtaactggttttacggctctgagTTCTAgcctaataaaaatataatatgataccaTAAATATAGAGTAAAGTAGTTCTTCATTATTCTAACCTCGGCCTTAAATGAGTGATATCCAAGGCGGTactataaaattgaaaaaaaaaactactaaccTTTGTGTGTCCTTCTTCTAAGTTCTAACCtatgtaaaaagtactctgtgcaCAGAATACTCAATACTTACTCTGTGTTCTAACCTGAATATtggtacaattttattatttttgacttaaattaaaaaccttTGTTATTGTTCGAAATAATCAGGTTGCAGGAAAAAATGGCACTTGCAATAAACATACGTTCTATTATTAGCAGAGCAATTCTTGCAGATTTGAAAACAGTTCGTTTCTTTTCGGACCAAGCTGACGAATCTGAAGAACAGCAGAAAACAATTGATCCTACAAAAGATAGAACTAAGCCTATACCATTAGAAACTAGCATGAGATATCTAGACAGCAAAGCGTATAAACAAACCTATGGAGATAATCCAGTTTGGTATCTATACAGACGGAACCACAGAGGCGGTTTTGCGCCAAGGAAAACACGAAGAACATGTATTCGTAATGGGATTATATCGACGGGGAATCCTTGCCCTATTTGTCGCGATGAGTACCTGATATTAGATCCGAGAAACACAAAACTTTTGGAGCAGTTTATATCTGAATACACTGGCCAGGTAAcatctttaaaataaatcatagGACTTAATAAAATCTCCCCATTTAAAAAGTTCTTCTTGACATTAATATCTACTAGTTTGCAGACTTAGTTCCGCTCTTAAAACCTTAGAAGTTGTTGGAaaccaataaattaaaaaaatatatttacatactAGGTGATCTTCGCTTCTTGTAcgtataggttttttaaattccgatgGAACTGTTATATTTCCGGGATAAGAATTAGCCTACTTAAATTACCTATTTCTAAGGTGCAagctctctgtaccaaacgtcaaaattggttaaacagataggAAGTGAAAAGCTAGCCGACTGACAGAccactttcgcatatataatattagtatggatttgaaaaTAGTTGATTTGCTCTGGTTTTGCTTGGGTTGGTTTATCAATTCTAGCGTGaatgttatgtaggtacatgtaaACCTCCATCATGACATGTTCTAAATTATGCTGAAAATCTGTGAAaactattaataaatataagacACAGACAAACTCAGAATGTAGACTTGTGTAATAAGTTTGGTACCTATTTGTTACAGATTTTGGATGCATTTAAAACTGGCCTTTGCCAAAAGAAACACAAGGAGCTGTTGGTTGCTATTGAAAGAGCCTGGGATCAGGGGTATTTGACTTATGATGTACCTTTTAGGGAATATAATTACTCGCTTTACAATAAAAATGctggaataaattaaaaattgtgattagtacctattagtttattaaaatatctgTAGACAAAATGTATTTGTAATAAATAGCAATGGCACTTTTTCAAATTAAACTTATAACAGGACTTTAAGTGGTGAAAAAGGGCCCTATGATTCTTAGTTTTAGTGTTCTTACCATTACAGTCATTGCAAATATTATAGTGGCTTATAAATAAGATTTCTAACATTACTAAGTTTTTTAATGTACATAGTTGAGACATAGTTATTAAACTGCTTTAAgaacaaaatgacttctcagtGATATCTAAAATGTATTATGGCAAAAATAAGtgcttttattaatttatttaaaatgtttatgtGAAATTATCCATAATTTTTGTTCTGTTTCTTTGTAGTAGTAATTCTCTTATAAGCGCTGACTTTTCTCTCTCTAGAATAGATATTCGTTCATTCTTGCGATTCACTTCCTGTAAAAGACAATGTTAAAGTTTACTAACTTTTAAAAGATCAATCCTGCCTCATCACAAAATTGGGAAATAACTGTCCTCTTTCCTACCAAATTATAAtcaggtatctttaaaacaagagtgaacaggcatcttctaggcaaataTGCCCCATCTTAGCCCACATTGTCACTttccattaggtgtgattgtATTCAAGTGGGTGGGTACACCtagtgaataaaaaagaaaacatgAATTGCTGAGATAAGAATAATCAGGctgtcatttttattttgcagaGAGCAttgtaaattcaaattcaaaatatttttattcaattaaacttttacaagtgcttttgaatcgtcaaaataatctaccactggttcggaatgccgttcctaccgagaagaaccagcaagaaactcggtggttgctctttttaagtatgtattcaatttacaataatatgcctacTACAATAATAATCTGAAGAGCAGTACATTTTAGGATGTGTTCATTATCATACTATCTTGAGTTGTAATGCAtgcatttattttaatcttaaaattCCTTCAAACGCCAACCCAAAATACATGTAACTTGCATACTGATCATGCATagatacctaatacctactctATACAGCTGTTGGATCGTGACTTATGCGTGTTTAGGTTATATTGTATGGGTATATGTATgggtataagtaggtaaagtaCAGTGAATGCGTATGTCGTGACTCGTGAGTGCTTGCTCGCGACTGATTGGTCCGAGAGGCACGCACAGTAACGCAATGTACTTGTAGTATACGACGTAATTTTACAAGTATGAAGTAGGTAAAGTTTACGCGCGCGCAAGAATTTTACCTCAGCAAGCAATCGGTTCTGTGACTTGAGCACAGCGGCATTGTTCGGCGTTGTCGGAGCAGTTGCCGGCAAAGCCAGATTCATGTGCAGGGACAACTGCCCATGACGCCATCCCGCGGCCAATGCTCCGAGCTGTCTGTTTAATTCTAAAACACGCGCCCGAAGCAGCTCCAGACGCTCTTGATGTGCTTCATTCCAAGGTTCCTTAAAAGTACCAATGTCAAGATAAGTAGTGGTTACAGTCGATGCCGTCAGATTTAAAAGACGACAGTGGAGCAGCGTTGCCAGATGATATTATGTGGCGAAAACTACGAGCGGGTGTAGATCTTCTCGCGTGCCAGAAGTTGATCATAGTAGTTATGAAGTTTAAATCAAAGAAACATCACATCAACATCAACCAACACCAATTCCGACACTGATAAACCGagtctgaaaattctttcactgatagataggactagttaggtaggtaggtatattattttagagtgctagtataaattatattactaggcggacgaagtctcagacaaaagctcgtacatacctacctataaaatatagCAGCTATTCTTACCACATAAGCACCCATCCTTCCCGCATAGCGCATCTTATCTTGTACTTCCGTTAACTGCTTCAAGTACCATTCCCGCGCTTCCTCTACAGCAGTTAACCCCTGCAGCAGAACATCTTTTTCCTGCTcaatttgtttcattttttttagcAGATTGTAATCAACACCGTTATGAAGCGTGTGGCGGCGGGGTTCACGTCGACGAGGTGTTTTTCTAAGATTCTGTTGTGTCCCATTAGCTGACCTCCCATCTCCTAAACCACGATCTTGCCCCTCTATAGATCGTGTTATGTCTTCAAAATCTAATTTATCCAATCTAACGTCTCCTATATCATCACTTCCCAAAATCTTATCTTCTGATTTAAAATTTCTAGAATTTTCTTTTCTCTCCATGGTGTTTTTTTCTAAGCGTGGCGGTTTTGGAGGCCCGTAAACCCGATGCGATTGAGAAGTATCGTGTTTAGCTATAGACGATGCTTTACCGTTAGAAAGTATCTCTGGTAGTGGAGTGTCCTTATTTTCAATCAATTGAGGCATACTCGTTGTTCGATGTTGCGTCGAGTTTCCCGATGTTCGCATCAGATTCCAACTCCTATCTCTATTATGAGTGTTATCTATATCCATTAAAGGAGCAGAAGGAGGGCGATGGAGTTGTGCACTACTCATCTGAGAGTGCAGTCCTTTCGCGTCGATATCCTCAGAAATTGCATTAATTTTATTGGAAGCATTTTGCACCTGATTCCGCAAGAGACAAATTTTAAGACCAGTGCAAAAGCTTTCAAACGTTAGGAGTCCATCATGGGAAGCAACCTTCTGCAGGCTTTCTATAACGCCACGGGGAAGCCCTTTAGTGCGGTCGTCGCGCCATCGGTTTTCGATATCCGTTACTTTTACATACCCAGTATGTTTATCATCCATGATATCGAACAGAGTTCTCATAGCTGAGACAAATTGTTTGGGTAGAGATTCCATGTTCGAAGGATTATAATGTATCATGtttagtatttttgtttgtttgtgttaGAATCTCTTGATCAGTGaccaataaagatttttatctaACACTGGCACTAAAACACATCGTTCTAAAATACCTATGTATTAGATATGATTATATCTCAGCATATTCACTATTAACAACTTAacacaaacattatttttagttacaaaTCGGTGTCCGAAAAAAAGCAAAGAAGCTAGTTCGATTTTATTAACTTCACTTCGCCTACTGTATGTAATAGTTAAAAAAGGAAACAAAAATCGGGTCGCTTAAAAcggtagataatattatgtttgaagtGTGCGATGGAACCGGCTAGTGGGAGTGATTTTGCGGACTGCAGGCTACGACCGTAAGCATGAAAACCGGTCAGACTACATTTCGGGCAGGTAGAGGCCATAGCTAGACTTGCCTTTGCGCtactgatatacctacctacttggatTGATGTTTTTCTCTCAAATGAAATAATTATGCTCATCTCGAATGTTTGAAACTATCTTGACCGCTACTTCGCCAGCGATATCTATCAACAAGTAGTGCTCTTAGGACCGCTAAGTAtccggtaggtaggtagataagtcTGGCAACTTCCCTATTTCATTGAAACGTGAAAATAAACCGTAAAGAAATAACAAAcgcactttcggatttatattACTTAGGTAGTTTAGATTTTCTATAGGATCATACCCAGGGCCGTTGTAGGCCATACATTATGCAAGAGCCTTAGGGACACAGAAAATATTTGAACATAATCGTTAATCCGCAGATCTATGTTAGTCTAACATGATTGGAACTAGgagtacataggtacttactttttaaaagaatattacatCGTGGGAGATTTTCTTTAAAGAAATCTTTAACCTATTTCGAACTACTGTGTAAGTATCCTTGTGCCCTCAGTTTTATATTATAGCtgacaaataaaatttttgatGACGTCCCTGGGGCAGCGGTGAGTGTTGTGGTCTTAAAATatgtgggaggtcccgggttctgAACATAATTTCTAagttgtctctggtctggtgcgTCTGTATGAGCTTTCGGCCGTTGCTAATGGCTAGTTTTCATCCTAGTCTACCCGAAAAGCCGTGCCCCGAAGCTTTTTTGTCGTTCCGATGCGATAGAAAGCAATTATTCATATGGAATACCTAGCATcgttaagcctcgatagctcaacggttgaggagcggactgaattccgaaaggtcggcggttcaaaccctccAAACCCGTTAGGTTATCCGACATCCATCAAGCCTTCTGCTTTGAAGAAATAAGCTGAAGCCAACCCTATATTCATTCAAAAGTCTATTTTCAGTGTATCTGATCGTACGTAAGGTTTGGCCCGTGGGTTACCTTGGCGGGATAGGTAAAGGGCGCATTTAGGACTGAATAAGGCGACTAACAGCTATGGGCTGGGGCCTCGAAATTGCTGCTAAATACTTTAGACTTTTTTTCTGTTAAATTAGATTAATCCAGGTCTGTCATATTAAATTTGGAGCTGCCATActgatattttttgaatttgccACGCTTTTCCTGACTATTTTAGCCCATTGCATAGAATAGTAGttacatattataagtacagACACATACAAGTACATAGAGGTAGTACCGCTGGGTAATAGCCTTGATTATAGAAGAGAGCCATCTAGTTTTGCTTATTCTTAGGCTACGTACGTAGTACTAGGTACTAGTGTAGTTTTTTGGTAGAGGTAAGGAGCACGGTCTCCATAAAATCTTTGAATATGTACCTTGTTACTTAattgtatcaataataattaattaataaaggtGCGTTTACACTAGCCAGTGGGCAAATTTTAAAAAGAGCAGttttaaaatagagaataaaaataagtaacttcGTAATAATTATGAAGTTACTACGTAAATTGATGAGGTATGGTTTACTGCACTGTCTCTACTCTAATCACTAAAAATATTCCAACTCTGCGTACTTCATTATCAACTGCTGCATGCATACCACACCACTGTCAACGCCTAGCACCTTTTTggaggtttttaatttttaacccccgacccaaaaagaggggtgttataagtgtgtatctgtctgtggcatcgtagcgcctaaacgactgaaccgattttaatttacttttttttgtttgaaaggtggcttgatcgagagtgttcttagctataatccaaaaaaattggtttagccgtttaaaagttatcagctattttctagttttcttgtagaaaagaaggttagataacccttaggttcataatattcaagtgtcaattgacaaatgtcaagctgtcaagatggacgttgcctagatatacataattatttatttgaaaatgatttgtcgggggtgttgaaaatttttaatttacacttgtacctacttgttttactGTCTAGAGCTGGACACGTTTTCAAGTTTTCCTCCGAGATCGTGCTCCTGATATGcacttttatacctacctatttttgccgGGCGATTTCAGTCTCATCTTTCACTAGCCAGACGCTGGGTAATCCAGACTAAAAATAAAGCACAAAAAGGCTAGAACCTAGAACGGAAAACCTAATGTgacccaataaaaaaaataggatCTCGTGACATTTGTCATTTGTGAGTGAcgtttaaaatctaaaaaacaaaaaaacattgGTCTGTGTAAAAAATTGTCTATTTTATCATAATTTGTAGTCATTTTTACATGAATTGGTTTTACAGcaattataattttaagaaCACGATTAGGCAttaatttcaacttaaaatgAATGAACTAGACGATAAGGTGCCTGAAGCAATTGAATCAAATGGTGATATAAACAAAGATAAACCAAGGAAAAATTGGGTGCAATTTGACGACGAGTCTCCGCAAACAAGCAATTTAAAATCAGATTCAAAATTAACTAGTGACCATGTAATAAATGATAGCCCATCAGTGTCTTCGAATGCAACAGTTCCAGCAGTTCTGAAAACCGAAACTGTTCATGTAAACATAGATCGTGGCGACAAAAACATTGAGTCTATGTCGCAGAGTGCTGTgctgaaaaatattgaattcagAAACGTCCGACATGGTTTCAGTAAGTTTTATTTCGTTTTATCTacctttattattattgtaataatccTATTACCTTCCTCAATATAATTTTTCATACAGGTAATGGTGACATTATTGTGACCTTGTTGCCTACAAATACTAAATGGCCTTGGATAACAGCAGCCAGATTCCGTCCAGAACTTGTGCCTGAAGAGCTGATGGCTCAAGGTTTGACTGTAAGTTGGAACTTTAATCAGCTGTAAAATGATAATGTAAAACATtgtatttagatatttatataTGATTTTTACAAGGATCTTACAATAATTgtgattttcaaaataagtaaattttGATTGTTTTAGTTGACTGTTGAAGAATATGTCCATGCCATGGAGTTGCTTGTTAACGATGCCCGTTTCACACTTTATAATGTTTGCTACAAGAGAGTTCTAGTTTGTTGGATAACTGTGGCATTTCTTGTGCTCCTCACACTATTGTTTTCTGGTTTGGAAGGGCTCACACTGTTCTCTCTGGGAGTGTTGTGGCTTATTCTCAATGCTATGGCCATCTTTCTTTGCATGTGGATCAAATTAAGACTCTCCAAAGGACTAGAACAGTGTTTGGCGAGTGTCAATAAATTACTAAATAAGCACAAGTTGCTCCTTGCTTTAGACGACAGGGGTAAACTATCATGCCACAAAGTTAAcctttgctttatttattttgactctGCACCCTGCATTGCTCATTTACAACAATTCATTGAAAGTGAAGAGGGCAAAACTATAATGCAAGGCTGGGAACAAAGATTGGATGTATCTGCAAGCGATATAGTTATCCAGGGTAGCCAGTCTACGCGATTGTCTAGGAAACAGGtatttaaataacattaaataaatataaacttttttatgtaataaaccATGATGTATTGCAATTATGATATGAGACAGGGGCTATGAAtgtgtacatttataatattacaactaaGCATTTCCTTCAAATAATGGCTTTTGCCCCTTAGTGGAGCATTAAGACTTTAGTTTAGAACTGTTTTTGCTGTGTTCTAATGCTTATTTCTTGCACAATCATTGACAGCTtgtttcatattataaaatacaaattttgCGTGTTCCACATGTCATGGGcttgcgccgcctgaacccAACAGCTTCCTACAACTTGTTTGATGTCTGATCAGTGATCACCTAGTGGGAACACTGCACTTTCCAGTGTGAGGTTGCAGTTGGGATCTACTGACCAATGCCTATCAGTTTTTCGAGCTGTGTGCTGGGCCCATTGACACTTCAGCTTcctgttgagctatgtcagttactctggtccTCCTTATTCTGATTTGACCACatagaaaaactccaagcatagttctAAAATACTTACTGTAAACTAGCTTTTGTGTTAATCATTCCATTAAgacaacatatttttattaccaTAATAATACCACTTGGCTTGTCAGACTTGGCTAGGACTGcatatttattctttatttccTCTATCTATACAGAGGGCTTCATAACAAAAGGGTGTATATGTGAAATAGATATAACAAAATTAGCTCTATAACCATAGTTGAGGTTTTTATTTACCTTGAAGTTCTAAACCTACCAAGTTCCAAATATCAGCTTTagcttctctctgggctggtttccgcacttaaacgtttccgtctgttgtgcgtgatCAGCTTTAGCTATGGGATGGGTCAGTAAGCCACGACTGAATACCGTGACATATAGGTGTGCACAGTCGTTTGGGATGCGACTTGCAAGATATCTATCGGACATCGGAACTC from Maniola jurtina chromosome 1, ilManJurt1.1, whole genome shotgun sequence carries:
- the LOC123866950 gene encoding 28S ribosomal protein S18b, mitochondrial, whose protein sequence is MALAINIRSIISRAILADLKTVRFFSDQADESEEQQKTIDPTKDRTKPIPLETSMRYLDSKAYKQTYGDNPVWYLYRRNHRGGFAPRKTRRTCIRNGIISTGNPCPICRDEYLILDPRNTKLLEQFISEYTGQILDAFKTGLCQKKHKELLVAIERAWDQGYLTYDVPFREYNYSLYNKNAGIN
- the LOC123866869 gene encoding suppressor APC domain-containing protein 2, giving the protein MIHYNPSNMESLPKQFVSAMRTLFDIMDDKHTGYVKVTDIENRWRDDRTKGLPRGVIESLQKVASHDGLLTFESFCTGLKICLLRNQVQNASNKINAISEDIDAKGLHSQMSSAQLHRPPSAPLMDIDNTHNRDRSWNLMRTSGNSTQHRTTSMPQLIENKDTPLPEILSNGKASSIAKHDTSQSHRVYGPPKPPRLEKNTMERKENSRNFKSEDKILGSDDIGDVRLDKLDFEDITRSIEGQDRGLGDGRSANGTQQNLRKTPRRREPRRHTLHNGVDYNLLKKMKQIEQEKDVLLQGLTAVEEAREWYLKQLTEVQDKMRYAGRMGAYVEPWNEAHQERLELLRARVLELNRQLGALAAGWRHGQLSLHMNLALPATAPTTPNNAAVLKSQNRLLAEEVNRKNERISILEREKSALIRELLLQRNRTKIMDNFT
- the LOC123866891 gene encoding uncharacterized protein LOC123866891 isoform X2, with the translated sequence MNELDDKVPEAIESNGDINKDKPRKNWVQFDDESPQTSNLKSDSKLTSDHVINDSPSVSSNATVPAVLKTETVHVNIDRGDKNIESMSQSAVLKNIEFRNVRHGFSNGDIIVTLLPTNTKWPWITAARFRPELVPEELMAQGLTLTVEEYVHAMELLVNDARFTLYNVCYKRVLVCWITVAFLVLLTLLFSGLEGLTLFSLGVLWLILNAMAIFLCMWIKLRLSKGLEQCLASVNKLLNKHKLLLALDDRGKLSCHKVNLCFIYFDSAPCIAHLQQFIESEEGKTIMQGWEQRLDVSASDIVIQGSQSTRLSRKQERCALLYLRYAGRWGAYAVKKKLDLCSAVPGRHGDKYVCPCQFIEEHLKTKPPAGIAKFFTLPTQNMQLY
- the LOC123866891 gene encoding uncharacterized protein LOC123866891 isoform X1 — its product is MNELDDKVPEAIESNGDINKDKPRKNWVQFDDESPQTSNLKSDSKLTSDHVINDSPSVSSNATVPAVLKTETVHVNIDRGDKNIESMSQSAVLKNIEFRNVRHGFSNGDIIVTLLPTNTKWPWITAARFRPELVPEELMAQGLTLTVEEYVHAMELLVNDARFTLYNVCYKRVLVCWITVAFLVLLTLLFSGLEGLTLFSLGVLWLILNAMAIFLCMWIKLRLSKGLEQCLASVNKLLNKHKLLLALDDRGKLSCHKVNLCFIYFDSAPCIAHLQQFIESEEGKTIMQGWEQRLDVSASDIVIQGSQSTRLSRKQDMAEQVFLRYLQRWGKDFLRRRLDWTLDEDGGNPASPRHYAHAMCPCQYVEEILRNKEPRDTRACCPPCNDWLRRRGLD